One region of Manis pentadactyla isolate mManPen7 chromosome 9, mManPen7.hap1, whole genome shotgun sequence genomic DNA includes:
- the LOC118909724 gene encoding olfactory receptor 5AN1-like — MIRTGNITEITYFILLGFSDFPRMKAVLFFVFLVIYVTTLTWNLSLIILIRMDSHLHIPMYFFLSNLSFLDICYVTSTAPKMLSDFFQEQHTITIVGCAVQYFFFATMGLSESCLMTAMAYDRYVAICNPLLYSSVMSPTLCIGMVLGSYMAAISGSVSQQCAILQLHFCGPNVIHHFFCDMPQLLVLSCTDTFSAKLLLAIVTMIFGIINVLVILISYVYIVISIMKITTAKGRSKAFNTCASHLTAVSFFYISSSFVYLSSSSGGSSNFDRFASVFYTVMIPMLNPLIYSLRNKEIKDALKRLQKKGGYY, encoded by the coding sequence ATGATTAGGACAGGAAATATTACAGAGATCACCTACTTCATTCTCTTGGGGTTTTCAGATTTTCCCAGAATGAAAGCAGTGCTCTTTTTTGTGTTCCTGGTGATCTACGTTACAACTCTGACTTGGAATCTGAGCCTCATCATCTTAATAAGGATGGATTCCCACCTCCACatccccatgtacttcttcctcagtaaCCTGTCCTTCCTAGACATCTGCTATGTGACCTCCACAGCCCCCAAGATGCTCTCCGACTTCTTCCAAGAACAACATACTATCACCATAGTGGGTTGTGCTGTTCAGTACTTCTTCTTTGCAACCATGGGACTGAGTGAGTCTTGTCTCATGACAGCCATGGcttatgaccgctatgttgccatttGTAATCCACTTCTCTATTCGTCAGTCATGTCACCCACCCTCTGCATTGGGATGGTGCTGGGATCCTATATGGCTGCAATCTCTGGTTCTGTATCCCAACAGTGTGCCATTCTTCAACTCCATTTCTGTGGGCCTAATGTCATCcaccacttcttctgtgacatGCCCCAACTGTTAGTCCTGTCCTGCACTGACACTTTCTCTGCCAAACTCCTACTTGCTATAGTAACAATGATCTTTGGGATAATAAATGTCCTTGTTATCCTGATATCCTATGTCTATATTGTCATCTCCATTATGAAGATCACTACAGCTAAAGGCCGGTCCAAGGCTTTCAACACCTGTGCTTCTCACCTGACAGCAGTTTCCTTCTTCTATATCTCAAGTAGCTTTGTCTATTTGAGTTCCAGCTCTGGTGGGTCTTCCAATTTTGACAGATTCGCATCAGTCTTCTATACAGTGATGATTCCCATGTTGAATCCCTTGATTTACAGTCTGAGAAACAAGGAAATCAAAGATGCCTTGAAGAGGTTGCAGAAGAAGGGAGGGTACTACTGA